The DNA region ACGGCAAGACTATAACTACTATCCCATTCCGGTGGTGCTGCCCATGGTCTCCATCGAGTACAAGCGCTTTGCCCTGCAGTCCGCCTATGTGCCGGGCGGCAAGGGCTATGGCAACGTCCTGTTTACCTGGGCGCGCTGGCAGTTCTGACCGGTCCGGGAGGGGCGGCGGGCAAGAAGTTTCCCTGCAGGTCTGGCATCGTCTATCTTGAACTGATACAGGCGGATCACTACGGTGTGCCGGGGCGGTCACGCGGATAACTATGCTCGGGGGAATACCATGCTCAGCCACCTTTCACTGCGCCTGCGTGTCAGCATCACCGCGGTGGCCTGTCTGTTTGCCGGTCTGACGGTCGTCGCCGGCGTGATTGCCTGGCAAAGTCGCAGCAGTGTCCGTGCCGAAGCGATGGAAAATGCCCGCACTCTGGCGCGGGCACAGGCTGCTGAAGTGACGGCCATGTTCAATACCACCCTGGCCGATGTGCATAGTCTGCGGGATGCGCTGGTCGGCATGAAGGCAGCGGGACAGGGGCCGAGCCGTGAACAGATCAATGCCATCATGGCGGAGATGCTGCGTCAGAACCCCGATGTCCTCGCTTTCAGCAATATGTGGGAGCCGAATGCCCTGGATGGCCGGGATGCCGAGTACGTCAACAAGAAGCCTGAGCATGACAAAACCGGTCGTTTCCTGCCCTACTGGAACCGTGGTAGCGGCCAGATTGCCGTCGAGCCGCTGGTCGATTATGACAAGGCCGGGCTGAACGACTGGTACGAGATTCCGCGGCAGACCATGAAGGACTCGATGATCGAGCCCTATCTCTACAAGGTCAACGGCAAGGATGTGCTGATGACCTCGCTGATGACGCCGATGATCGTCAACAACCGTTTCCTCGGCGTGACGGGCGCGGATTATCCGCTGGCCTCGCTGCAGGAGAAGCTCGGCAAGCTGCATCCTTTTGGCGAGGGGCAGGTGGTGCTTTACTCCAATGGTGCCCTGTACGCCACCAGTCCGGATGCCTCTCTGCTGGGCAAGGCGGCCAAGACCCTGCCCGCCGAGGCCGTGCAGGCCATCAAGGCAGGTCAGCCCTATGAATTCGAGTCGGACGGGGTCGCTTATCTGTTCGCGCCATTCTCCATTGGCAATGGCGGGACGCCCTGGTCGCTCAGTGTCAGCTTCCCGATGTCGGCAGTCATGGGACCCGCCAATCAGGTGGTGATGAGTGCCATTGTGGTCTCGCTGGTGATTCTGCTGCTGGTCGCCGTACTGTTGGTGTCGCTGATCAGCCGTGCCACCCGGCCTCTGATGACGCTCAATCAGGCCATGAGTCAGTTTGCCAACGGCTCCGGCGATCTGACTCAGCGTCTGGAGGTCAGGGGAGGGGACGAGATTGGCCGGATCGCGGCCTCGTTCAATGCCTTTGCCGATCTGATTCAGGGGCTGATCACGGATATTCGCCAGCGGGCGCGTACGGTCGAGCAGGAGGGAACGCGCCTGGGAGAAGTGGCCGAGTCTGTCGAGCATGGCTCGCAAAAACAGAGCCAGGGTTCACGTTCTGCCTCCGAGGCGATCAAGGCGCTGACCGAAAGCATTGGCCTGGTGGCCAATAGTGCCAGGGAGGTCGACCAGGCGGCGCAGGATACCGATGAGTTGTCGCGTGATGCCGCCGAGCGCATGCGCGTCAACGCGGCCCTGATTGCCGGCATCGACCAGTCGATGCAGGACGTGAAGGATCGGGTGGTCAAGCTCAATGACAGCGCCCGCGAGATCAACTCGATTGCCGATGTGATCAAGGAAATTGCGGCGCAGACCAATCTGCTGGCCTTGAATGCGGCCATCGAGGCCGCACGTGCCGGCGAGCAAGGGCGCGGTTTTGCCGTGGTGGCCGATGAAGTGCGCAAACTGGCCGAGCGCACCACGCAGGCAACCTTGCAGATTGCCGACATGCTGGCTGGCGTGCAGGGCGATACCGAAAGTGCGGTGCGTGGGGTGGATGAGGCGAATGACCGTGTCGATCAGAGCGTCGCGGGGTCGCGCGAGGTCGCGGATGCCGTCGAGGCGATCCAGCAGCACATCCGCATCGTGGCCAGCCAGATTGCCGAAATCGCCCGGGCAACCTCGGATCAGTCTCACTCCAGCCGGGAAATTGCCCGTCATGTGGAAAATATCTCGACCACCGCCGAGGAAAACGAGTCCGCGGTCAGCGAGTCGCATCAACTGGCTCAGCGGGTGCGCAACGAGGCGCGCGAACTGCTGGGGCAGGTCGATCGCTACAGGGTTTGAGGCGACTGCCTCGCAAGCAAGAACGGGGTCAGGTCTTTCATTTTGCATCAGGACGCAAAATGAAAGACCTGACCCCGTTCGCGTTCGACAGGATGTAACGGCTTACTCGATGTTTTGAATCTGCTCGCGCATTTGTTCAATGAGCACCTTCAGCTCGACCGAAGCCTGCGTGGTTTCAGCCGACACCGACTTGGA from Paludibacterium sp. B53371 includes:
- a CDS encoding methyl-accepting chemotaxis protein encodes the protein MLSHLSLRLRVSITAVACLFAGLTVVAGVIAWQSRSSVRAEAMENARTLARAQAAEVTAMFNTTLADVHSLRDALVGMKAAGQGPSREQINAIMAEMLRQNPDVLAFSNMWEPNALDGRDAEYVNKKPEHDKTGRFLPYWNRGSGQIAVEPLVDYDKAGLNDWYEIPRQTMKDSMIEPYLYKVNGKDVLMTSLMTPMIVNNRFLGVTGADYPLASLQEKLGKLHPFGEGQVVLYSNGALYATSPDASLLGKAAKTLPAEAVQAIKAGQPYEFESDGVAYLFAPFSIGNGGTPWSLSVSFPMSAVMGPANQVVMSAIVVSLVILLLVAVLLVSLISRATRPLMTLNQAMSQFANGSGDLTQRLEVRGGDEIGRIAASFNAFADLIQGLITDIRQRARTVEQEGTRLGEVAESVEHGSQKQSQGSRSASEAIKALTESIGLVANSAREVDQAAQDTDELSRDAAERMRVNAALIAGIDQSMQDVKDRVVKLNDSAREINSIADVIKEIAAQTNLLALNAAIEAARAGEQGRGFAVVADEVRKLAERTTQATLQIADMLAGVQGDTESAVRGVDEANDRVDQSVAGSREVADAVEAIQQHIRIVASQIAEIARATSDQSHSSREIARHVENISTTAEENESAVSESHQLAQRVRNEARELLGQVDRYRV